The following proteins come from a genomic window of Pseudomonas syringae:
- a CDS encoding SpoVR family protein codes for MTAREQKRQPLSTGSEWTFELIRAYDREIGRIAERYALDTYPNQIEVITAEQMMDAYASVGMPLGYHHWSYGKHFLSTEKSYSRGQMGLAYEIVINSDPCIAYLMEENTICMQALVVAHACYGHNSFFKGNYLFRTWTDASSIIDYLVFAKQYIMQCEERHGIDAVEDLLDSCHALMNYGVDRYKRPYPISAEEERRRQKDREEHLQRQINDLWRTIPKSADKAGKEDNARFPAEPQENILYFIEKHAPLLEPWQREVVRIVRKIAQYFYPQRQTQVMNEGWATFWHYTLMNDLYDEGLVTDGFMMEFLTSHTSVIYQPGFDSPYYSGINPYTLGFAMYQDIRRMCEHPTDEDRQWFPEIAGTDWLTAIKFAMSSFKDESFILQYLSPKVIRDLKLFSIMDDDQKEDLLVPAIHDENGYRTIREILAAQYNLGNREPNIQIYSIDRRGDRSLTLRHQQHNRKPLGDSTDEVLKHLHRLWGFDIHLETLQGDEVVKVHHVPPKGEHADSEFSRRDLAVVHL; via the coding sequence ATGACCGCCAGAGAGCAGAAACGCCAACCCCTTTCCACCGGGTCAGAGTGGACATTCGAACTGATACGGGCCTATGACCGGGAGATCGGCAGGATTGCCGAGCGTTACGCCCTGGACACTTACCCCAACCAGATCGAAGTGATCACCGCCGAGCAAATGATGGACGCCTATGCCTCGGTAGGCATGCCACTGGGCTACCACCATTGGTCCTACGGCAAACACTTCCTCAGCACTGAAAAATCCTACTCACGAGGCCAGATGGGTCTGGCCTACGAGATCGTGATCAATTCCGATCCGTGCATCGCTTATCTGATGGAAGAAAACACCATCTGCATGCAGGCATTGGTCGTTGCCCACGCTTGCTATGGGCACAACAGCTTCTTCAAAGGCAATTACCTGTTCCGCACCTGGACTGACGCCAGTTCGATCATCGATTACCTGGTGTTCGCCAAGCAGTACATCATGCAGTGCGAGGAACGCCATGGCATCGACGCCGTGGAGGACTTGCTCGACTCCTGCCACGCGCTGATGAACTACGGCGTGGACCGTTATAAACGCCCCTACCCGATTTCTGCCGAAGAAGAACGGCGTCGCCAGAAGGACCGCGAGGAGCACCTGCAACGGCAGATCAACGATCTGTGGCGGACCATTCCGAAAAGCGCTGACAAGGCCGGCAAGGAAGACAACGCCCGCTTCCCTGCCGAACCACAGGAAAACATTCTTTACTTCATCGAGAAACACGCGCCGCTGCTGGAGCCCTGGCAGCGCGAAGTGGTGCGGATCGTGCGCAAGATTGCGCAGTACTTCTACCCACAGCGCCAGACCCAGGTGATGAACGAAGGCTGGGCGACCTTCTGGCATTACACGCTGATGAACGACCTGTATGACGAAGGCCTGGTCACCGACGGCTTCATGATGGAGTTCCTGACGTCGCACACCAGTGTTATCTACCAGCCGGGCTTTGACAGCCCTTACTACAGCGGCATAAACCCCTACACCCTCGGGTTTGCCATGTATCAGGACATCCGGCGGATGTGCGAACACCCGACCGATGAAGACCGGCAGTGGTTTCCGGAAATTGCCGGCACTGACTGGTTGACGGCGATCAAGTTTGCGATGAGCAGCTTCAAGGACGAGAGCTTTATCCTGCAGTACCTGTCGCCCAAGGTCATCCGCGACCTCAAGCTGTTCAGCATCATGGACGACGACCAGAAAGAAGACCTGCTGGTGCCCGCCATTCACGATGAAAACGGTTATCGGACCATCCGCGAAATCCTCGCGGCGCAGTACAACCTCGGCAATCGTGAGCCCAACATCCAGATCTACAGTATCGACCGGCGCGGCGACCGCTCGCTGACCCTGCGTCACCAGCAGCACAACCGCAAACCACTGGGTGACTCGACCGACGAGGTGCTCAAGCATCTGCATCGGCTATGGGGTTTTGATATCCACCTGGAAACCCTTCAGGGCGATGAGGTGGTCAAAGTCCATCACGTTCCCCCGAAAGGCGAGCATGCCGACAGTGAGTTTTCCCGGCGTGATCTGGCGGTCGTACACCTGTAG
- a CDS encoding YeaH/YhbH family protein: MSYVIDRRLNGKNKSTVNRQRFLRRYRDHIKKAVEEAVSRRSITDMEHGEQISIPGRDIDEPVLHHGRGGKQTVVHPGNKEFTTGEHIARPQGGAGGKGPGKAGNSGEGMDEFSFQITQEEFLEFMFEDLELPNLVKRNLTGTDTFKTVRAGISNEGNPSRINIIRTLRSAHARRIALSGSSRAKLRETTSELERMKREEPDNFGDIQELEVEIERLKARIRRVPYLDTFDLKYNLLVKQPNPSSKAVMFCLMDVSGSMTQATKDIAKRFFILLYLFLKRNYDKIDVVFIRHHTSAREVDEEEFFYSRETGGTIVSSALKLMQEIMAARYPSSDWNIYAAQASDGDNWNDDSPICREILTKQIMPFVQYYTYVEITPREHQALWYEYERIGEEYADTFAQQQLVSAGDIYPVFRELFQRRLVS, translated from the coding sequence ATGAGTTATGTGATCGACCGACGTCTCAACGGCAAGAACAAGAGCACGGTAAACCGGCAGCGGTTTCTGCGCCGTTACCGTGACCATATCAAGAAGGCAGTGGAGGAAGCCGTCAGTCGACGCTCCATTACCGACATGGAACATGGCGAACAGATCAGCATTCCCGGGCGCGACATCGACGAGCCGGTGTTGCATCACGGGCGTGGTGGCAAACAGACGGTGGTTCACCCCGGCAACAAGGAATTCACCACCGGTGAGCACATCGCCCGCCCGCAAGGCGGCGCTGGCGGCAAGGGGCCTGGCAAGGCGGGTAACTCCGGCGAAGGCATGGACGAATTTTCGTTCCAGATCACCCAGGAAGAATTTCTTGAGTTCATGTTCGAGGACCTGGAACTGCCCAACCTGGTCAAACGCAACCTGACCGGAACCGACACCTTCAAGACTGTGCGCGCCGGGATCAGCAACGAAGGCAACCCGTCTCGCATCAACATCATTCGCACCCTGCGCTCGGCTCATGCACGGCGTATCGCACTGTCTGGCAGCAGCCGCGCCAAACTCAGGGAAACGACCAGCGAACTCGAGCGCATGAAGCGCGAAGAGCCCGACAATTTCGGTGACATTCAGGAGCTGGAAGTAGAAATCGAACGCCTGAAGGCACGCATTCGACGCGTCCCTTATCTCGACACGTTCGACCTCAAGTACAACCTGCTGGTCAAACAGCCCAATCCCAGCTCCAAAGCGGTCATGTTCTGCCTGATGGACGTCTCCGGCTCCATGACCCAGGCCACCAAAGACATCGCCAAGCGATTTTTCATCCTGCTGTACCTGTTCCTCAAGCGTAACTACGACAAGATCGATGTTGTGTTCATTCGCCACCACACCAGCGCCCGCGAAGTGGACGAGGAAGAGTTTTTCTATTCCCGGGAAACCGGCGGCACCATCGTCTCCAGCGCCTTGAAACTGATGCAGGAAATCATGGCGGCACGCTACCCGAGCAGCGACTGGAACATCTATGCAGCACAGGCCTCGGACGGCGACAACTGGAACGATGACTCGCCGATCTGCCGGGAAATCCTCACCAAACAGATCATGCCCTTCGTGCAGTACTACACGTACGTGGAAATCACGCCGCGTGAACATCAGGCCTTGTGGTACGAATACGAGCGCATCGGCGAAGAGTATGCCGATACGTTTGCCCAGCAGCAGCTGGTCTCTGCCGGTGATATCTATCCGGTATTCCGCGAACTCTTCCAGCGAAGGTTAGTGTCATGA
- a CDS encoding PrkA family serine protein kinase, whose amino-acid sequence MSIFSHFKDRFESTRQEELSLQEYLELCKQDRSAYASAAERLLLAIGEPELVDTSVNSRLSRIFSNKVIRRYPAFADFHGMEECIDQIVSYFRHAAQGLEEKKQILYLLGPVGGGKSSLAEKLKQLIEKVPFYAIKGSPVFESPLGLFNASEDGAILEEDFGIPRRYLSTIMSPWATKRLAEFGGDISQFKVVKLYPSVLNQIAVAKTEPGDENNQDISALVGKVDIRKLEEFPQNDADAYSYSGALCRANQGLMEFVEMFKAPIKVLHPLLTATQEGNYNSTEGLGAIPFTGILLAHSNESEWHSFRNNKNNEAFIDRIYIVKVPYCLRVSDEIKIYDKLLFNSSLAKAHCAPDTLKMLAQFTTLSRLKEPDNSNIYSKMRVYDGENLKDTDPKAKSIQEYRDSAGVDEGMNGLSTRFAFKILSKVFNFDPHEIAANPVHLLYVLEQQIEQEQFPAETRERYLRFIKEYLAPRYIEFIGKEIQTAYLESYSEYGQNIFDRYVLYADFWIQDQEYRDPETGEILNRVALNEELEKIEKPAGISNPKDFRNEIVNFVLRARANNNGKNPTWLSYEKLRVVIEKKMFSNTEDLLPVISFNAKASKEDQQKHNDFVTRMVERGYTDKQVRLLSEWYLRVRKSQ is encoded by the coding sequence ATGAGTATATTCAGCCACTTCAAAGACCGCTTTGAAAGCACACGACAGGAAGAGCTCTCGTTACAGGAGTATCTTGAGCTCTGCAAACAGGATCGCAGCGCCTATGCCTCTGCCGCAGAACGTCTGCTGCTCGCCATTGGCGAACCCGAACTGGTGGACACGTCCGTCAATTCCCGGTTATCGCGAATATTCTCCAACAAAGTCATACGCCGCTATCCGGCCTTTGCCGACTTCCACGGGATGGAAGAGTGCATCGACCAGATCGTCTCGTATTTCCGCCATGCCGCCCAAGGCCTGGAAGAGAAGAAACAAATCCTCTATCTGCTCGGCCCGGTGGGCGGTGGTAAATCGTCCCTGGCTGAAAAACTCAAGCAACTGATCGAAAAAGTCCCGTTCTACGCCATCAAGGGCTCGCCGGTTTTCGAATCGCCCCTGGGCCTGTTCAATGCCAGTGAGGACGGTGCGATTCTCGAAGAAGACTTCGGGATTCCGCGACGCTACCTGAGCACCATCATGTCGCCCTGGGCGACCAAACGTCTGGCTGAGTTCGGGGGCGACATCAGTCAATTCAAGGTCGTAAAACTCTACCCTTCTGTTCTCAATCAGATCGCTGTCGCGAAAACCGAACCGGGCGACGAGAACAACCAGGATATCTCCGCGCTGGTCGGCAAGGTCGATATCCGCAAACTGGAAGAATTCCCGCAAAACGACGCCGATGCATACAGCTACTCGGGCGCACTGTGCCGGGCCAACCAGGGCCTGATGGAATTCGTCGAGATGTTCAAGGCGCCGATCAAGGTCCTCCATCCATTGCTGACCGCCACCCAGGAAGGCAACTACAACAGTACCGAGGGGCTGGGGGCGATTCCGTTCACCGGTATTCTGCTGGCGCACTCCAACGAATCGGAATGGCACAGCTTCCGCAACAACAAGAACAACGAAGCCTTCATCGACCGTATCTACATCGTGAAGGTGCCGTATTGCCTGCGCGTCAGCGACGAGATCAAGATTTACGACAAGCTGCTGTTCAACAGCTCGCTGGCCAAGGCGCATTGCGCGCCAGACACCCTGAAAATGCTCGCGCAGTTCACCACGCTGTCGCGCCTCAAGGAGCCGGACAACTCCAATATCTACTCGAAGATGCGCGTTTATGACGGCGAGAACCTGAAGGATACCGATCCAAAGGCCAAGTCGATTCAGGAGTACCGCGACAGTGCGGGCGTCGATGAAGGCATGAACGGCCTGTCCACGCGTTTCGCGTTCAAGATCCTGTCCAAGGTCTTCAACTTCGACCCGCACGAAATCGCTGCCAACCCGGTCCACCTGCTCTATGTGCTGGAACAGCAGATCGAACAGGAGCAATTCCCGGCCGAAACCCGCGAACGCTACCTGCGTTTCATCAAGGAATACCTGGCGCCGCGTTACATCGAATTCATCGGCAAGGAAATCCAGACCGCGTACCTGGAATCCTACAGCGAGTACGGCCAGAACATCTTCGATCGCTACGTGCTGTACGCAGACTTCTGGATTCAGGATCAGGAATACCGCGACCCGGAAACCGGCGAAATTCTCAACCGCGTGGCCTTGAACGAGGAACTGGAGAAGATCGAGAAACCGGCCGGCATCAGCAACCCGAAAGATTTCCGCAACGAAATCGTCAACTTCGTGCTGCGTGCTCGCGCCAATAACAACGGCAAGAACCCGACCTGGCTCAGTTACGAAAAACTGCGTGTGGTGATCGAGAAGAAAATGTTCTCCAACACCGAGGACCTTCTGCCGGTTATCAGTTTCAACGCCAAAGCCAGCAAAGAGGATCAGCAGAAACACAACGACTTCGTCACACGAATGGTCGAGAGGGGCTACACGGACAAGCAGGTACGGCTGCTATCCGAATGGTATCTGCGCGTGCGCAAGTCGCAATAA
- the glpE gene encoding thiosulfate sulfurtransferase GlpE, with translation MTEFKRIPPEQAQALREQGAVLVDVRDAQAFQSNHIPDSQHLDNHSIADFIAKADLDKPLVVVCYHGNSSQNAAAYLVGQGFSDVYSVDGGFELWRATYPAETAQG, from the coding sequence ATGACCGAATTCAAACGTATCCCGCCTGAACAGGCTCAGGCACTGCGCGAACAGGGCGCCGTACTGGTCGATGTTCGTGACGCGCAGGCTTTTCAAAGCAATCACATTCCTGATTCCCAGCACCTGGACAATCACTCGATTGCCGACTTCATCGCCAAGGCCGACCTGGACAAACCGCTCGTCGTGGTCTGCTACCACGGCAACTCCAGCCAGAATGCTGCAGCCTATCTGGTCGGTCAGGGTTTCTCTGACGTGTACAGCGTGGACGGTGGTTTCGAACTGTGGCGCGCCACTTATCCGGCCGAAACCGCACAAGGCTGA
- a CDS encoding symmetrical bis(5'-nucleosyl)-tetraphosphatase, with protein sequence MAVYAVGDLQGCLDPLKCLLDHVSFDPSRDQLWLVGDLVNRGPQSLETLRYLYNIRESLVCVLGNHDLHLLAAARNVERLKKGDTLREIIEAADRDELLGWLRRQKLMHYDEGRNVAMVHAGIPPQWSLKKALKCAAEVEQVLQDDQAYGAFLDGMYGNEPAKWDSNLSGVTRLRVITNYFTRMRFCTRDGKLDLKSKEGVGTAIPGYAPWFSHQSRKTRDVKIIFGHWAALEGRCDEPGVFALDSGCVWGGAMTLFNVDTLERHQCNCDAVGNAAPGPLIIGMQPGSADTQQPQAQEPKQ encoded by the coding sequence ATGGCGGTTTACGCGGTCGGCGACCTGCAAGGTTGCCTTGATCCCCTGAAATGCCTGCTGGACCACGTCAGTTTCGACCCTTCCCGGGATCAATTGTGGCTGGTGGGCGATCTGGTCAACCGCGGCCCCCAGTCACTGGAAACCCTGCGTTACCTGTACAACATCCGGGAATCGCTGGTCTGCGTGCTGGGCAACCATGATCTGCACCTGCTCGCGGCGGCCCGCAATGTGGAGCGCCTGAAGAAAGGTGACACGCTGCGCGAAATCATCGAAGCAGCGGATCGCGATGAGTTGCTGGGCTGGCTGCGCCGACAGAAACTCATGCACTACGACGAAGGCCGCAACGTCGCCATGGTGCATGCCGGCATCCCGCCGCAATGGTCCTTGAAAAAAGCCCTCAAGTGCGCTGCCGAAGTTGAACAGGTGCTTCAGGACGACCAGGCGTACGGCGCGTTTCTGGATGGCATGTACGGCAATGAACCGGCCAAATGGGACAGTAACCTGTCCGGCGTAACGCGCTTGCGGGTCATCACCAACTACTTCACACGCATGCGCTTCTGCACCAGAGACGGCAAGCTCGATCTGAAGAGCAAGGAAGGGGTCGGCACCGCGATACCTGGCTACGCGCCCTGGTTCAGCCACCAGAGCCGCAAGACCCGAGACGTGAAAATCATTTTCGGCCACTGGGCGGCACTGGAAGGTCGTTGCGACGAACCCGGAGTCTTTGCGCTCGACAGTGGCTGTGTCTGGGGTGGCGCCATGACCCTGTTCAACGTCGATACGCTTGAACGCCATCAATGCAATTGCGATGCTGTAGGCAATGCCGCGCCCGGCCCCCTCATCATCGGTATGCAGCCCGGTAGCGCCGACACTCAGCAACCTCAGGCTCAGGAGCCCAAGCAATGA
- the apaG gene encoding Co2+/Mg2+ efflux protein ApaG has product MSDSRYQVDVSVVTRFLAEQSQPEQNRFAFAYTITVLNNGTLPAKLLSRHWVITDGDGHVEEVRGEGVVGQQPLIKVGQSHTYSSGTVMTTRVGTMQGTYQMLAEDGKRFDAVIVPFRLAVPGSLH; this is encoded by the coding sequence ATGTCCGATTCTCGTTATCAGGTCGACGTCAGCGTCGTCACGCGCTTTCTCGCAGAACAATCGCAGCCCGAGCAGAACCGCTTTGCGTTCGCCTACACCATCACGGTACTTAACAACGGCACACTGCCCGCCAAGCTGCTGTCACGGCACTGGGTGATCACTGACGGTGACGGCCATGTCGAGGAAGTCCGTGGCGAAGGGGTCGTGGGTCAGCAGCCGCTGATCAAAGTGGGGCAGAGCCACACTTACAGCAGCGGCACGGTCATGACCACCCGGGTGGGCACCATGCAGGGCACTTATCAGATGCTGGCCGAAGACGGTAAACGCTTCGACGCCGTGATCGTGCCCTTCCGCCTTGCGGTCCCGGGTTCGCTGCACTGA
- the rsmA gene encoding 16S rRNA (adenine(1518)-N(6)/adenine(1519)-N(6))-dimethyltransferase RsmA: MTEQYQHRARKRFGQNFLHDAGVIDKILRAIRAKSEERLLEIGPGQGALTEGLLNSGAQLDVVELDKDLIPILNSQFASKPNFSLHQGDALKFDFNSLGAAPHSLRVVGNLPYNISTPLIFHLLQNASLIRDMHFMLQKEVVERMAAGPGGGDWGRLSIMVQYHCRVEHLFNVGPGAFNPPPKVDSAIVRLVPHETLPHPAKDHRVLERVVREAFNQRRKTLRNTLKLLLSSDEITASGVDGSLRPEQLDLAAFVRLADTLSEKVVTE, translated from the coding sequence ATGACCGAGCAATACCAACACCGGGCGCGCAAGCGCTTCGGGCAGAACTTCCTGCACGATGCAGGCGTTATCGACAAGATCCTGCGGGCCATTCGGGCCAAATCCGAAGAGCGCCTGCTGGAAATCGGCCCCGGCCAGGGCGCACTGACTGAAGGCCTGCTCAACAGTGGTGCCCAACTGGACGTGGTCGAGCTGGACAAGGACCTGATCCCGATCCTCAACAGCCAGTTCGCCAGCAAGCCGAACTTCAGCCTGCATCAAGGCGATGCCCTGAAATTCGATTTCAACAGCCTCGGTGCAGCGCCACACAGCCTGCGCGTGGTCGGCAACCTGCCGTACAACATTTCCACGCCGCTGATCTTTCACCTGCTGCAAAACGCCAGCCTGATTCGCGACATGCACTTCATGCTGCAGAAGGAAGTGGTCGAGCGCATGGCGGCCGGGCCTGGCGGGGGTGACTGGGGCCGTTTGTCGATCATGGTTCAGTACCACTGCCGCGTGGAACACTTGTTCAACGTCGGGCCGGGCGCGTTCAATCCGCCGCCGAAAGTGGACTCGGCCATTGTGCGTCTGGTACCGCACGAAACACTGCCCCACCCGGCCAAGGACCACCGTGTCCTGGAGCGGGTGGTACGTGAAGCGTTCAACCAGCGTCGCAAGACCTTGCGCAACACGCTCAAGCTGCTGCTCAGCAGCGACGAGATCACCGCTTCCGGAGTGGATGGCAGCCTGCGCCCCGAACAACTGGACCTGGCCGCATTCGTGCGCCTCGCCGACACGCTCAGTGAAAAGGTTGTGACGGAGTAA
- the pdxA gene encoding 4-hydroxythreonine-4-phosphate dehydrogenase PdxA produces the protein MKPKRFALTPGEPAGIGPDLCLLLATQPQPYPLIAITSRSLLLERAAQLGVAVNLLYVTPDALPDLPAPAGNLYVWDTPLAAPVVTGVLNKANAAFVLQTLTRAGQGCIDGLFSGMITAPVHKGVINDGGIAFSGHTEFLAELTHTEQVVMMLATGDLRVALVTTHLPLRDVADAITPERLERVTRILHADLVNKFGIAHPRILVCGLNPHAGESGHLGREEIDIIEPTLERLRSEGLDLRGPLPADTLFTPKYLEHCDAVLAMYHDQGLPVLKYKGFGAAVNVTLGLPIIRTSVDHGTALDLAGSANIDTGSLHVALQTAYQMAETHS, from the coding sequence GTGAAACCCAAGCGTTTCGCACTGACACCCGGCGAGCCGGCCGGCATAGGTCCTGACCTTTGCCTGCTGCTCGCCACGCAGCCTCAGCCCTACCCCCTGATTGCCATCACCAGCCGTAGCCTGCTTCTTGAGCGGGCCGCGCAACTGGGCGTGGCAGTCAATCTGCTTTATGTCACCCCGGACGCCCTCCCCGACCTGCCAGCACCTGCTGGCAACCTGTACGTCTGGGACACGCCTCTGGCAGCCCCGGTCGTCACCGGCGTGCTGAACAAAGCCAACGCTGCCTTCGTACTTCAGACCCTGACCCGCGCCGGGCAAGGCTGCATCGACGGGCTGTTCAGCGGCATGATTACCGCCCCGGTACACAAGGGCGTGATCAACGACGGCGGGATCGCCTTCTCCGGACACACCGAATTTCTTGCCGAACTGACCCACACCGAACAGGTGGTGATGATGCTGGCAACCGGCGACCTGCGTGTGGCACTGGTGACCACTCACCTGCCCCTGCGTGACGTGGCCGATGCCATTACGCCTGAACGGCTTGAGCGCGTGACACGCATTCTGCACGCCGATCTGGTCAACAAGTTCGGCATCGCCCACCCGCGCATCCTGGTCTGCGGCCTCAACCCTCATGCGGGCGAAAGCGGGCATCTGGGTCGAGAGGAAATCGACATCATTGAACCGACTCTGGAGCGTCTGCGCAGCGAAGGCCTGGATTTACGCGGCCCACTGCCCGCCGACACTCTGTTTACCCCCAAATATCTGGAGCACTGCGATGCGGTGCTGGCGATGTACCACGATCAGGGCCTGCCCGTGCTGAAATACAAAGGTTTCGGCGCAGCCGTCAATGTGACGCTCGGCTTGCCGATTATCCGCACCTCTGTCGATCACGGCACAGCGCTGGATCTGGCTGGCAGCGCGAACATCGACACCGGCAGCCTGCACGTCGCACTGCAAACCGCTTACCAGATGGCCGAGACCCATTCATGA
- a CDS encoding peptidylprolyl isomerase encodes MKTKLSDCLRPLMLGALLLSGAVHAAVQPLDSVVAIVDNDVIMKSQMDQRVREVQQTIAKRGSGVPPAEALQKQVLDRLILENLQLQMGERAGIRVSDEELNQAIGTIAQRNNMSVEQFRAALAHDGLSYDDAREQVRREMIISRVRQRRVAERIQVSEQEVKNFLASDQGKAQLSEEFHLANILIATPDSASSETIQAAAMKAKSIYDQLKKGADFGKLATTNSSSENALEGGDMGWRKAAQLPPPFGDMLSSMPIGDVTPPARTPGGFIILKLLEKRGGQGQAQMRDEVHVRHILIKPSEIRSEEATKLLAEKIYERIQNGEDFAALAKSFSEDPGSALNGGDLNWVDPNSLVPEFRAVMNDTPQGVLSKPFKTAYGWHVLEVLGRRATDATGQAREQQALSVLRNRKYDEELQTWLRQIRDEAYVEIKLPGATQAAQ; translated from the coding sequence GTGAAGACCAAGCTTTCTGATTGTCTGCGCCCGCTGATGCTGGGCGCGTTACTGCTGAGCGGAGCTGTACACGCCGCGGTTCAACCTCTGGACAGTGTTGTGGCCATCGTCGATAACGACGTGATCATGAAAAGCCAGATGGACCAGCGTGTTCGTGAAGTTCAGCAAACCATCGCCAAGCGCGGCTCTGGCGTACCGCCAGCCGAAGCACTGCAAAAACAGGTTCTGGATCGTCTGATTCTGGAAAACCTGCAATTGCAGATGGGTGAGCGGGCCGGCATTCGTGTCAGCGATGAAGAACTGAACCAGGCGATCGGCACCATTGCCCAGCGCAACAACATGAGCGTGGAGCAGTTCCGCGCCGCGTTGGCGCACGACGGCCTGTCTTATGACGATGCGCGCGAGCAGGTTCGCCGGGAAATGATCATCAGCCGGGTGCGTCAGCGCCGGGTGGCTGAACGTATCCAGGTCTCCGAACAGGAAGTGAAGAACTTCCTGGCCTCCGATCAGGGCAAGGCTCAGCTGTCTGAAGAGTTTCATCTGGCCAACATTCTGATCGCGACACCGGACAGTGCTTCCTCGGAGACCATCCAGGCTGCAGCCATGAAGGCCAAGAGCATTTATGACCAGCTGAAGAAAGGTGCCGATTTCGGCAAGCTCGCCACCACCAATTCTTCCAGCGAAAACGCACTGGAAGGTGGCGACATGGGCTGGCGTAAAGCCGCTCAGCTGCCGCCGCCGTTCGGTGACATGCTCAGCTCGATGCCTATTGGTGACGTGACACCTCCGGCGCGTACGCCAGGTGGTTTCATTATCCTCAAGCTGCTCGAAAAGCGTGGTGGTCAGGGTCAGGCACAGATGCGTGATGAAGTGCATGTGCGTCATATCCTGATCAAGCCAAGCGAAATCCGCAGCGAGGAAGCGACCAAGCTTCTGGCAGAGAAGATCTACGAGCGCATCCAGAACGGCGAAGACTTCGCTGCGCTGGCCAAAAGCTTCTCGGAAGATCCGGGCTCGGCGCTCAACGGCGGTGATCTGAACTGGGTTGACCCTAACTCGCTGGTTCCTGAATTCCGCGCTGTCATGAACGATACGCCGCAAGGCGTGCTGTCCAAACCGTTCAAGACCGCCTACGGCTGGCACGTCCTGGAAGTTCTTGGCCGTCGTGCCACAGATGCAACCGGTCAGGCTCGTGAGCAGCAAGCGCTGAGCGTACTGCGTAACCGCAAGTACGACGAAGAGCTGCAAACCTGGTTGCGTCAGATCCGTGACGAAGCCTACGTTGAAATCAAACTCCCTGGCGCGACCCAGGCTGCACAGTGA